A portion of the Gossypium arboreum isolate Shixiya-1 chromosome 8, ASM2569848v2, whole genome shotgun sequence genome contains these proteins:
- the LOC108469916 gene encoding type I inositol polyphosphate 5-phosphatase 2-like isoform X2, translating into MKKWLNIKPKVYDFSEDEVDTETESEDDAYSLKDSRLHGSEDHNHRTLENHSECRNQIPDAPSKGYRLGHRRGKSETLRAQYINTKDVRVTISTWNVAGRLPCDDLEIDDWLCTKEPADVYIIGFQEVVPLNAGNVFGAEDSRPIPKWEAIIRRTLNKYWEPETKHKCYSAPPSPVLRTSSVADALADKIDALPSEVMINEHLETAIGYDFEGQDLKKDATIGQNLQLNRIYGIDFDSRLDWPEYPLDATPQVISSNLKLRRVLSSSARIGFNMTENSMFYSSHDVVLKESILKRSHHSFGNLRSTCVHEQQELETVDSSSDISDEKSEEEDDAFLKEPMEEQDNNKARSTPKYIRIVSKQMVGIYISIWVTKRLRRHINNLKVSPVGVGLMGYMGNKGSVSVSMTLFQSRLCFVCSHLTSGQKDGAEHRRNSDVYEIIRRTCFSSVLDSDQPQTIPAHDQIFWFGDLNYRLNMSDADIRKLVAQKRWHELINYDQLHKELRSGHVFEGWKEGIIDFPPTYKYEMDSDRYIGEIPKEGEKKRSPAWCDRILWSGKGIKQLSYKQSDIRLSDHRPVSSMFLLDVEVLDHRKLQRALNVSTAAVHPVVSFDDNGEPEF; encoded by the exons ATGAAGAAATGGTTGAATATAAAGCCCAAGGTGTATGATTTTAGTGAAGATGAAGTCGACACTGAAACTGAGAGTGAAGATGATG CTTATTCTCTTAAAGATTCAAGATTGCATGGTAGTGAGGATCACAACCATAGGACATTGGAGAACCATTCTGAGTGCAGAAACCAAATTCCAG ATGCACCTTCCAAGGGTTATCGATTAGGACACAGGAGGGGAAAGTCGGAAACTCTGCGTGCACAGTACATAAACACCAAGGATGTGAG GGTGACAATAAGCACTTGGAATGTTGCTGGAAGACTTCCATGTGACgatcttgagattgatgattggCTTTGTACGAAAGAGCCAGCTGATGTTTACATTATTGG CTTCCAAGAAGTAGTCCCTTTGAATGCTGGAAATGTATTTGGAGCTGAGGATAGCAGGCCAATTCCAAAATGGGAGGCAATCATTAGAAGAACACTGAACAAATATTGGGAACCTGAAACCAAGCACAAATGCTATAGTGCTCCCCCTTCTCCCGTTTTAAGAACTTCTTCAGTTGCAGATGCATTAGCAGATAAAATTGATGCTCTGCCATCAGAAGTGATGATTAATGAGCATTTGGAGACTGCTATTGGCTATGACTTTGAAGGGCAAGATTTGAAAAAAGATGCTACTATTGGACAAAATTTACAGCTGAACAGAATATATGGTATCGATTTTGACTCTAGGTTAGACTGGCCTGAATATCCATTAGATGCAACCCCACAAGTTATCTCTTCAAATTTGAAACTTCGGAGAGTACTGAGCAGCTCAGCAAGAATTGGCTTTAATATGACAGAGAACTCTATGTTCTACAGTTCTCATGATGTGGTGTTAAAAGAAAGCATATTGAAAAGATCCCACCATAGCTTTGGAAACCTCAGGTCAACGTGTGTGCATGAACAACAGGAGCTAGAAACTGTTGATTCTTCCTCTGATATATCTGATGAGAAGTCTGAAGAAGAGGATGACGCTTTCCTAAAAGAACCAATGGAGGAACAAGACAACAATAAGGCAAGGTCAACCCCAAAGTACATTCGAATAGTTAGTAAGCAGATGGTTGGTATATACATATCTATATGGGTGACAAAGAGGCTGAGGagacatataaacaatttaaaagtcTCTCCTGTTGGAGTTGGTCTTATGGGCTACATGGGAAACAAG GGATCTGTTTCTGTTAGCATGACACTTTTTCAGTCCAGGCTATGCTTTGTGTGTTCTCATTTGACATCAGGTCAGAAGGATGGAGCTGAACACAGGCGTAACTCAGATGTCTATGAAATTATACGACGTACCTGTTTCTCATCTGTCCTTGATTCAGATCAACCACAAACAATTCCAGCTCATGA TCAGATATTTTGGTTTGGGGATCTGAATTATCGTCTCAACATGTCGGATGCGGACATAAGAAAGCTTGTAGCTCAAAAGCGCTGGCATGAACTAATCAACTATGATCAG CTTCACAAGGAACTGCGTAGTGGTCATGTATTCGAGGGATGGAAAGAGGGGATAATAGACTTTCCTCCTACCTACAAATACGAAATGGACTCTGATAGATACATTGGTGAGATCCCGAAAGAAGGCGAGAAGAAGAGATCACCAGCATG gtgtgatcgaatactctggTCAGGGAAAGGCATAAAACAACTTTCTTATAAACAATCAGATATAAGACTTTCGGATCATCGACCAGTCAGTTCAATGTTCTTACTTGATGTTGAAGTCCTGGACCATCGGAAGTTGCAAAGGGCTCTCAATGTTAGCACTGCTGCTGTTCATCCAGTGGTTTCCTTCGATGACAATGGAGAACCAGAATTTTA
- the LOC108469916 gene encoding type I inositol polyphosphate 5-phosphatase 2-like isoform X1 produces the protein MKTRRGKRSEAFWPSIVMKKWLNIKPKVYDFSEDEVDTETESEDDAYSLKDSRLHGSEDHNHRTLENHSECRNQIPDAPSKGYRLGHRRGKSETLRAQYINTKDVRVTISTWNVAGRLPCDDLEIDDWLCTKEPADVYIIGFQEVVPLNAGNVFGAEDSRPIPKWEAIIRRTLNKYWEPETKHKCYSAPPSPVLRTSSVADALADKIDALPSEVMINEHLETAIGYDFEGQDLKKDATIGQNLQLNRIYGIDFDSRLDWPEYPLDATPQVISSNLKLRRVLSSSARIGFNMTENSMFYSSHDVVLKESILKRSHHSFGNLRSTCVHEQQELETVDSSSDISDEKSEEEDDAFLKEPMEEQDNNKARSTPKYIRIVSKQMVGIYISIWVTKRLRRHINNLKVSPVGVGLMGYMGNKGSVSVSMTLFQSRLCFVCSHLTSGQKDGAEHRRNSDVYEIIRRTCFSSVLDSDQPQTIPAHDQIFWFGDLNYRLNMSDADIRKLVAQKRWHELINYDQLHKELRSGHVFEGWKEGIIDFPPTYKYEMDSDRYIGEIPKEGEKKRSPAWCDRILWSGKGIKQLSYKQSDIRLSDHRPVSSMFLLDVEVLDHRKLQRALNVSTAAVHPVVSFDDNGEPEF, from the exons ATGAAAACTAGGAGGGGAAAGCGTTCTGAG GCCTTTTGGCCATCCATTGTGATGAAGAAATGGTTGAATATAAAGCCCAAGGTGTATGATTTTAGTGAAGATGAAGTCGACACTGAAACTGAGAGTGAAGATGATG CTTATTCTCTTAAAGATTCAAGATTGCATGGTAGTGAGGATCACAACCATAGGACATTGGAGAACCATTCTGAGTGCAGAAACCAAATTCCAG ATGCACCTTCCAAGGGTTATCGATTAGGACACAGGAGGGGAAAGTCGGAAACTCTGCGTGCACAGTACATAAACACCAAGGATGTGAG GGTGACAATAAGCACTTGGAATGTTGCTGGAAGACTTCCATGTGACgatcttgagattgatgattggCTTTGTACGAAAGAGCCAGCTGATGTTTACATTATTGG CTTCCAAGAAGTAGTCCCTTTGAATGCTGGAAATGTATTTGGAGCTGAGGATAGCAGGCCAATTCCAAAATGGGAGGCAATCATTAGAAGAACACTGAACAAATATTGGGAACCTGAAACCAAGCACAAATGCTATAGTGCTCCCCCTTCTCCCGTTTTAAGAACTTCTTCAGTTGCAGATGCATTAGCAGATAAAATTGATGCTCTGCCATCAGAAGTGATGATTAATGAGCATTTGGAGACTGCTATTGGCTATGACTTTGAAGGGCAAGATTTGAAAAAAGATGCTACTATTGGACAAAATTTACAGCTGAACAGAATATATGGTATCGATTTTGACTCTAGGTTAGACTGGCCTGAATATCCATTAGATGCAACCCCACAAGTTATCTCTTCAAATTTGAAACTTCGGAGAGTACTGAGCAGCTCAGCAAGAATTGGCTTTAATATGACAGAGAACTCTATGTTCTACAGTTCTCATGATGTGGTGTTAAAAGAAAGCATATTGAAAAGATCCCACCATAGCTTTGGAAACCTCAGGTCAACGTGTGTGCATGAACAACAGGAGCTAGAAACTGTTGATTCTTCCTCTGATATATCTGATGAGAAGTCTGAAGAAGAGGATGACGCTTTCCTAAAAGAACCAATGGAGGAACAAGACAACAATAAGGCAAGGTCAACCCCAAAGTACATTCGAATAGTTAGTAAGCAGATGGTTGGTATATACATATCTATATGGGTGACAAAGAGGCTGAGGagacatataaacaatttaaaagtcTCTCCTGTTGGAGTTGGTCTTATGGGCTACATGGGAAACAAG GGATCTGTTTCTGTTAGCATGACACTTTTTCAGTCCAGGCTATGCTTTGTGTGTTCTCATTTGACATCAGGTCAGAAGGATGGAGCTGAACACAGGCGTAACTCAGATGTCTATGAAATTATACGACGTACCTGTTTCTCATCTGTCCTTGATTCAGATCAACCACAAACAATTCCAGCTCATGA TCAGATATTTTGGTTTGGGGATCTGAATTATCGTCTCAACATGTCGGATGCGGACATAAGAAAGCTTGTAGCTCAAAAGCGCTGGCATGAACTAATCAACTATGATCAG CTTCACAAGGAACTGCGTAGTGGTCATGTATTCGAGGGATGGAAAGAGGGGATAATAGACTTTCCTCCTACCTACAAATACGAAATGGACTCTGATAGATACATTGGTGAGATCCCGAAAGAAGGCGAGAAGAAGAGATCACCAGCATG gtgtgatcgaatactctggTCAGGGAAAGGCATAAAACAACTTTCTTATAAACAATCAGATATAAGACTTTCGGATCATCGACCAGTCAGTTCAATGTTCTTACTTGATGTTGAAGTCCTGGACCATCGGAAGTTGCAAAGGGCTCTCAATGTTAGCACTGCTGCTGTTCATCCAGTGGTTTCCTTCGATGACAATGGAGAACCAGAATTTTA